A part of Magnetospirillum sp. genomic DNA contains:
- a CDS encoding carbohydrate ABC transporter permease, whose product MGRAIAFLTRTRNPGRVDWTDILAYAYLVLGVLLILAPVVWLFVSSFKSQRALIESDPRFLPYEQVTAVLPGSTRPVNLVEWTAPDGTTRILAQLRLSGANVVLADPAKPDETIQVPRRDTRPHETVRARFENYSEPTFGGGAAGTFRFGLYFGNSVFVTVVATLMTLAISSMAAFALAKYRFAGRDVFMLLIVATLLMPATVILVPLFIVVKNFGMLDSLWGVIIPGAATPTGVFLLRQYMLTIPDELIEAARMDSASEWKIYYKIVLPLALPAIAVLAILSIIWRWNDFLWPLVVLSRSETFTLQLGLSSFKGEMLDATHYLLAMTVLTLLPVTFVFAFLQKYITTGIANTGMK is encoded by the coding sequence ATGGGACGCGCAATCGCCTTCCTCACGCGCACGCGCAACCCGGGCCGCGTCGATTGGACCGACATTCTGGCCTATGCCTATCTCGTCTTGGGCGTGCTGCTGATCCTTGCACCCGTCGTGTGGCTGTTCGTGTCGTCGTTCAAATCGCAGCGCGCATTGATCGAAAGCGATCCGCGCTTTTTGCCCTACGAGCAGGTGACGGCGGTGCTGCCGGGGAGTACGCGACCCGTCAATCTCGTCGAATGGACGGCACCCGACGGCACAACACGCATCTTGGCCCAGCTGCGCCTGTCGGGCGCCAACGTCGTGCTCGCCGACCCGGCGAAACCGGACGAAACGATCCAAGTGCCGCGCCGCGACACGCGGCCGCACGAAACCGTGCGTGCACGCTTCGAGAATTACAGCGAGCCGACGTTCGGCGGCGGGGCGGCGGGCACGTTCCGCTTCGGCCTCTATTTCGGCAATTCGGTGTTCGTCACTGTCGTGGCGACGCTGATGACGCTTGCGATCAGTTCGATGGCGGCGTTCGCGTTGGCCAAATACCGCTTCGCCGGGCGCGATGTGTTCATGCTGCTGATCGTGGCGACGTTGCTGATGCCTGCGACCGTCATTCTGGTGCCCCTCTTCATCGTCGTGAAAAACTTCGGCATGCTCGACTCTTTGTGGGGCGTGATCATCCCGGGTGCTGCGACGCCCACCGGCGTGTTCCTGCTGCGCCAATACATGCTCACGATCCCGGACGAGCTCATCGAGGCCGCGCGCATGGACTCGGCCTCGGAATGGAAGATCTACTACAAGATCGTGCTGCCGCTCGCGCTGCCCGCGATCGCAGTACTCGCGATCCTGTCGATCATCTGGCGCTGGAACGATTTTCTGTGGCCACTCGTGGTGCTGTCGCGCTCCGAGACCTTCACGCTGCAGCTTGGCCTTTCGTCGTTCAAAGGCGAGATGCTCGACGCGACCCATTATCTGCTGGCGATGACGGTGCTCACGCTGCTGCCCGTGACTTTCGTGTTCGCCTTCCTGCAGAAATACATCACCACCGGCATCGCCAACACCGGGATGAAATAG
- the ugpC gene encoding sn-glycerol-3-phosphate ABC transporter ATP-binding protein UgpC, protein MATLELSAVRKSFGATNVIHGIDLAIEHGEFCVFVGPSGCGKSTLLRMIAGLESVSGGEVRIDGKRVNELGASERGLAMVFQSYALYPHMSVRKNLSFGLENVRMPQAEIDRRVAEAARMLRLEPYLERRPGALSGGQRQRVAIGRAVVREPKIFLFDEPLSNLDAELRVRMRAELGALHERIGNTMIYVTHDQVEAMTLADRIAVLRDGRCEQFAAPLELYNAPANEFVAGFIGSPRMNFLKGTLASAGAGDVTVALAVGGKVHATGLAAAGTAQPKAGATVTLGVRPEHLLLVEPGAGQADMKVDLTEQLGGESYIYGSLAEGATLVVRLAGQTRIERGQSVGVDFAGSSSLHLFDGEGKALARRTA, encoded by the coding sequence ATGGCCACGCTGGAACTTTCCGCTGTCCGCAAGTCGTTCGGCGCCACGAACGTCATCCACGGCATCGACCTGGCCATCGAACACGGCGAGTTTTGCGTGTTCGTGGGCCCTTCGGGCTGCGGCAAATCGACCTTACTGCGCATGATCGCGGGACTCGAATCCGTCAGCGGCGGCGAGGTGCGCATCGACGGCAAACGCGTGAATGAGCTCGGCGCCTCCGAGCGCGGCCTTGCCATGGTGTTCCAGTCCTACGCGCTCTATCCGCATATGAGCGTGCGCAAGAACCTGTCTTTCGGGCTCGAGAACGTGCGCATGCCGCAGGCCGAAATCGACCGGCGCGTGGCGGAAGCCGCGCGCATGCTGCGCCTCGAGCCGTATTTGGAGCGGCGGCCGGGGGCTTTGTCCGGCGGCCAGCGCCAGCGTGTCGCGATCGGCCGGGCAGTCGTGCGCGAGCCCAAGATTTTCCTGTTCGACGAGCCTTTGTCCAATCTCGACGCCGAATTGCGCGTGCGCATGCGCGCCGAACTCGGCGCGTTGCACGAGCGCATCGGCAACACGATGATCTACGTCACGCACGACCAGGTCGAGGCGATGACCTTGGCCGACCGCATTGCCGTGCTGCGCGACGGGCGGTGCGAGCAGTTTGCCGCCCCGCTCGAGCTCTACAACGCGCCCGCCAACGAATTCGTGGCGGGTTTCATCGGCAGCCCGCGCATGAATTTCCTCAAAGGCACGCTCGCTTCCGCAGGGGCGGGCGATGTCACTGTCGCCCTTGCCGTGGGCGGGAAGGTGCATGCGACGGGCTTGGCGGCGGCAGGTACGGCCCAACCGAAGGCGGGTGCAACGGTTACGCTCGGCGTGCGGCCCGAGCATCTGCTTCTGGTCGAGCCCGGTGCAGGCCAAGCCGACATGAAAGTCGATTTGACCGAGCAATTGGGCGGCGAGAGCTACATTTATGGCAGTCTCGCCGAAGGGGCCACGCTCGTCGTGCGGCTCGCGGGCCAGACGCGCATCGAACGCGGCCAATCAGTCGGTGTGGATTTTGCCGGCTCGTCGTCGCTACATTTGTTCGACGGCGAGGGCAAAGCATTGGCTCGGAGAACGGCGTGA